The Catharus ustulatus isolate bCatUst1 chromosome 25, bCatUst1.pri.v2, whole genome shotgun sequence genome contains the following window.
GTCacctgagctgagccctgctgcccttcccGGATATCCGcaaatcccagggaaaaaatgggaatttctgggtGAGGGAACAGCCtcgctccagctgctccagacaTTTTTCCGGGCTCAGGGATTGAAGCGAGCGTGCTGATGGCAGCCAGCTCCCAATTCATCACCGTGACAGTGACAAACACGGCCCGGGGTTATGCGCTCCGCTAAAGAGAATTCTCCAgctttacatttttaatgctCCGCGCATTTTCTCGCCTGCAGCCGAGTTTTATCCCGAGGATCTTCTGCCCTGAATGGAAAGGGCAGAGCGGGGCTGGGGAGCCAACCCAGATCCTGCAAATCAGCCAGTTCTGTCAAAAagcttcatttaattttttttaattattccttGCTCCTCCaggattcctttttttttctttttttcccactttttcaaGGGGAACAGGAGCGTCAGGCTCAGCTGGGCCGCCTCCATTCTGCGGGGCTCATTCATCATTGTCCCGTGCCTGAATGGGAGGCAGAGGGTCAGCCTGAAAAGCCGGAGCGCTACAAGCCCCTCTAAAATATCTCAATAGGTCCCTGATGGGGTCCCAGGCAGACCCCCCAGGCTCTCAGCGTGGTTTTGTGTCTGTGAAAACGTGGGGAGGGGGAcgtggggtggcacagggcaccccTGGGGACCTGCCTGGGAGgtctgggttttattttattttttttttctggctattATGAACAGCGTTCTTTAATTTGATTATTAAACACCCCTGGAGCGAGGGAAGGGCGGTGCTGGAGCAACCCTCAAAATTTTCTCTGGAGCCACGCATTCCCTggagggggctgggagctgagggacccccccattccccccccagtccccccagtcctcCCAGTTCCCATCGCGGGCACAAAAAGCCCCGCACAAAGAGGGGACGCGGGGACCCGCTCCCATTCAGCCTCTCTCATTAGAGAGCCCCTGCCAAcgctgctttttaaaaaccagCTCCAGAGGTGGCCCGATTGAATTTGGGAGCCCCCCCAGACAGGTACGCAGATGGTTCCAGGCGGTGTTTGGggctttgtgctgcagctgggcccCCGGGGAAGGGGGACAAGGGGAGGGCGGGGATGTGGCATCGCCCCCCGGCGTTGTCACCGCTGTCACCGATGCGGCTCCACCTGCTCCGGCTGCTTCGTGTCCTCCCAGCTGGTCCTACTGGGAATTGGGGCTGCTGCGAATTGCTCCgggggtgtggggtgggggggacaggaatgggggctggggtgggatctgtgggatgggatcagcaggaatggggtctgtggggtgggatctgtggggtAGGATCTGTGAGGTGGGATCTGCAGGaatggggtttgtggggtgggATCTGCAGGAATGGGTTTGTGGCGTTTGATTTGTGGGGTGGGATCTGCAGGAGTGGGATCTGTGGGGTGGGGAGTGGGTGGGTGACAGCAGGaatggggtttgtggggtgggATCTGTGGAATGGGATCTGCAGGGATGGGGTCTGAGGAATGGAATCAGCAGgaatgggatctgtgggatgggatctgCAGGAATGGGGTCTGTGGGTTTGCTTTGTGGGGTGGGATCTGCAGGAATGGGATCTGTGGATGGGTTTAGTGGGATGGATCTGCAGGAATGGAGTGTGTGGGATGGGATCTGCAGgaatgggatctgtggggtttgatttgtgggatgggatcagcagGAATGGGGtctgtgggaatgggatctgcAGGAATGGGGtctgtgggaatgggatctgcAGGAATGGGGTCCAAGGCAGTGGGGTTTGGAGGAATGGGGTCTGTGGAATGGGGtctgtgggaatgggatctgtAGGATGGAGTCTGTGGGATGGGATCTACAGGAGTGGGGTGTGTGGAGTTTGATTTGTGGGATGGGATCATCAGgaatgggatctgtggggtttggtttgtgggatgggatcaacatgaatgggatctgtgggatgggatcagcagGAATGGGGTCTGTAGGGTTTGATTTGTGAGGTGGGATCAGCAGGAACAGGATCTGTGGGATGAGATCTGCAGgaatgggatctgtggggtttgatttgtgggatgggatctgcagggatgagatctgtgggatgggatctgtgggatgcGGTTCCTGAGGTGTGgccctgccccaaaccctgcaccaCCCTCGTGCCATTTCGCTGATGGGATCCGATCCTGAGCCCAGACTCCCCCTGAGCACCAGCGCTGCCCCTTCTGGTGTGAAATCACCTGCGAACTGCCCGGAGCGTTATCCGGGAACCTTCCAGCCCTGGAGTGCCCAAAGCCGGGtgggacagggcttggagcagcctgggacacctggggacgtgtccctgccatggcacgggtggcactggatgggattgaaggcccctcccatcccaaaccagtctgggattctgggatttgaCGAAAAGCTCAAAATTCAAGCAGGGAGCGAACGAAGCGTTCCCTCCagacatttccatttctgccaggatttgttatttatttaaaatctccCAGCCTTGCATTTGCATAATTACATTTTGCAGCTGTCGGGCCGTGGcgtgggttgggtttggggcaTTATTTTatcagcaaaaaaagaaaattcgGTCCCAGCTGAGCCTTTTTGTGCAGGAACCGCCGGTGCTGCcccaggggaaggaaggaaaaggaaggagggaaggaaaaaggggaaaggaaaggaaaggaaaggaaaggaaaggaaaggaaaggaaaggaaaggaaaggaaaggaaaggaaaggaaaggaaaggaaaggaaaggaaaggaaaggaaaggaaaggaaaggaaaggaaaggaaaggaaaggaaaggaaaggaaggaaaggaaaggaaaggaggaaaggaaaggaaaggaaaggaaaggaaaggaaaaaggaaaggaaaggaaaggaaaggaaaggaaaggaaaggaaaggaaaggaaaggaaaggaaaggaaaggaaaggaaaggaaaggaaaggaaaggaaaggaaaggaaaggaaggaaaggaaaggaaaggaaaggaaaggaaaggaaaggaaaggaaaggaaaggaaaggaaaggaaaaaaggaaaggaaaggaaaggaaaggaaaggaaaggaaaaggaaaggaaaggaaaggaaaggaaaggaaaggaaagggaaaggaaaggaaaggaaaggaaaggaaagttcaggtacggcaaggcaaggcaaggaaaggaaaggagaaaggggaaagaaaagggaaagggaagatgaGATATATCccagttttgggatttgggctctgctccccaccctccctcctgctgctgccttgacTCCTCTCCCGTCCCCTCCAGGTGTCCCGGAGCCGCTCCCGAGCCTCTCCTGCTCCGGGTGATGCCCCAGTTCACCTTCGCCTGTTTCTGTGGCCTCCACGGCTTCTGcaagatgaagaggaagaaggaagaggcGGGCGGGGGGCAGGAGACGGCGGTGTGAGGAGCAGCCCCcgcctgtcccctcctgtcccctcctgtcccctcctgtccctcgGTACGCGGGGACCTGCAGGTGCCTCCTTCCCCCTGTCCCGgctctgtcacctctgctgccctgcctgggggggtctggggggggggggctccaGAGTGTCCAGGGTGGTGCTGAGGGATCAGGGGTTGGGGGAGAACGGGGAGAGCTCTTCATCTGCCCGGTTATCGTGTAGATTCTCCCTTCATCCTGCAGGTTCTCTCCATTTATCCCTCAAATTCTCTCCATTTATCCCGCAAGTTCTCTCAATTTATCCCACAAATTCTCTCATTGCACGGATTCTCCATTTATCCCGCAGATTCTCCCTTCATCCTGCAGATTCTCTCAATTTATCCCGCAGGTTCTCCCACTTAACCTGCAGATTCTCCGTTTTTTCTGAAGATTCTCTCCATTTATCTTTCAGATTTCCCCTTCATCCCTCAGATTTTCCATTTATCCCGCAGGTTCTTTCACCCCACAGATTCTCACTTTCGTCCCTCAGATTCTCTCCATTTATCCCGCAGATTCTTTCACCCCACACATTCTCCATTTATCCTGCATTCTCCATTTATGCCACAGATTCTCTCAATTTATCCGCAGATTTCTCCATGTATCCACAGATTCTCTCATTGCACAGATTTCTCCATTTATCCCGCAGATTTTCTCACCATTtatttctcccctctctccccaggaATGTCACCCCGAGGATGTCACCCGGGAGCCACAGtgaccctgccaggaccctgccaGCACCGAGAATTCCCTCCTGGTCAGCAATTCCCAGCAGAGGGACCGGAAAATTCCAAAAAAGAGGCCAGACCTTGTCCTtgcagatcccagagctgcagggtctgtccctgcctcctcccctccccctggGACAATCCCTGGCATTTCCAGAAACTCGGCATTTGCTCGTGCTTCAGGAATTCCTTCCACCTTGGGATTTTCCATTCTGTCCTCCAGAACCGCCCGAGGGATGCTGGAGCCGATAAATCCCGCGGATATCAGAGACAATGGGGTGAACACCCAGCAATTCCCGAGGATTTTTCCCTCCTTTGGAGCTCTCAGATTTCctttgggatgcaggaatgtGTGAGGTCCTTCCCAGCTCGGATCCGCCTGGAATTCCTCAAATCCCCGTGGATTCCCAGCGCTCCTGGAAGGAGCCTCAACCTCTGAAAGCGGAGCCACGCTCCCCAAAGATGAATTTATTCGCACAGCAATAATTCTTTTTTAACCCCCCACACCCAGGAAAGGATCCAACTTCCCTcggaactgggaaaaaaaaaaacaaaaaccgaatttaaaaaacctttaaaaaatctttttctccccagaaatCAAAGCTGtcccttctcctctccacaGGGACAATTTTCTTCCAGTCTTCCTACAGGCCAAAAGAATTTGTGGCTGCCCCAAAACTCGGCGTTTTTCCAAATGTTATCCCAAGACAAAGCTCCAGGTGGCCCAGGGAAGCTCCCAAAGCTTTGGGAAAACGctgatttcattattttcccgTTTTTGCACATCAGCAGAGCCTCCCCAGTTCCACCTTTGCATCCTCAGCGCTGCCCTTGGCGAGGACCTTCGGACCAGCTCTgtgccaaaaataaaatttaaaaaaaaaatccaaggaagGTGGTGGAACTCCAAGGGCATTTCCTGAATGTAACTTTATTTTTGCACAAGGATCTGTGGTGGCCACACCAGGGATGTATTTAAGGATTTAATAATTTGGGTTAATCCCTGCTCTGGAAATGGTGACGGGAAGTAAAGGTGAGGGTGGAATTCCAGGCTGGTTTTATTCCAGGATAAATCCAGAGGGACAGTCTGACGCTGAGATGtgtagaaaaatattaattacagaGAAACGAGCTTGGACTGACTCCCATCCCTCAGAGTTCTGCTCCTCCAGGTTTTTCCTAtgcaaaaccacagcaaaaacCAGCAATAACAAAGCCAGGTCAGCAGCAGGTCCTGACTCAACAAAGCCCGGCTTAAACCGAGGGCTTTGCTTCGGGATTTTGCTCCACCCCAGCAATTTTCCTGATTCCAGCCTGGATCGATTGCCTGGCAAGGAGGAAAGGCACAGAAACCCTCCTTGCAGCCTCTCCTGACACGGATGAAAGCattaattccctttttattGTCCTTTTTTAATCCCTGCTGCCCGGATTTCTTCGGGAAAGGACTCCCAGGATGTTCCTCGGGAGTTTCCCGGCCCCAGGAGCCATAGGAATCTCtactgtacatttattttttggggattttatttttttgaggggggCATGAAAATCAAAGTGTATTGTAAATAAGCACAGGCAACTTCCACGCACAGAATGCTTCCTACAGGAATTCCTATGccagaagaataaataaattaattaataaataaattaagacatgtattaataaataaataaaatatttatgataatttttggttttatggtCGTTTGTAGCTGAGGCGTTTTGactccttctttttcttcaaaacaccccaaaattcagctttCCGAAGgtgagtttttctcttttttcaaaaGGCAAATTCCAGGagtttgggaatgggatggatgtggggcagggcacaggggtTGTAAAGCACAAACCAACCCACAGCAATTCCTGGGATGTCAGGAAAAGGTTTGGGAAGTGAGATGGAAAAAGCCCAGCACATTAATTTGGGTGATAATTGGGATCCGTCCTAACGAAGTGCTGGGATTTATCGCTGGATTTTCTTCTGAGATCTCCTGGGGTGTTCCCCCTtcccacagggatttggggaatctctcagtgctccctgccctcctcgGGAGGGATCCAGGAATAGCAGGGAGGGATCCAGGGGAATCAAGGGGGACCCAGGAAGAGATCCAGGATCATCGGGGAGGGATCCAAGAGGGGATCCAGAAAAATCAAAGAGGGATCCAGGAACATCAGGGAAGGATCCAAGGGAATCAAGGAGGGATCCAGTGGGGATCCAGGAGCATCAGGGAAGGATCCAGGAAAAGATCCAGAAGAATCAGGGAGGGATCCAAGAGGGGATTCagaaaaaacaaggaaggaTCAGGAACATCAGGGAGAGATTCAGGAGAATCAGGAGGAAATCCaggaagggatccaggagaaTCAGGGAGGGATCCAGGAAGGGATCCAGAAAAATCAAGGAAGGGTCAGGAACATCAGGGAGGGATCTAGGAATAGACGGGAGGGATCCAGAGGAATCAAGGAAGGATCCAGGAAAGAATTCAGAAGAATCAGGGAGCGATCCAGGAATAGAAGAGAGGGATCCAAGAGGGGATCCAGGAGAATCAGGGGGGAATACAGGAACATCAGGGAAGGATCCAAGATAATCAAGGAGGGATCAGAAACATCAGGAAGGGATCTAGGAAGAGATCCAGAAGCATCAAGGAGGGATCCAGGGAAATCAGGGAGGGATCCAAGAACATCAAGGAGGGATCAAGGACTAGAAGGGAGGGATCCAAGAGGGGatccagaaaaataaaggagggATTCAGGAACATCAGGGAGGAATCCaggaagggatccaggagaaTCAAGGAGGGATCCAAGAACATCAGGGAAGGATCTAAGGGAATCAAGGAGGGATCAGGAACATCAGGAAGGGATCCGGGAATATCAGGAAAGGATCCAGGAACACCAGGGAGGGATCCAGGAATAGAAGGGAGGGATCCAAGAGGGGATCCAGAAAAATCAGGGAAGGCTCAGGAACATCAGGAAGGAATCGAGGAACATCAGGGAGAGATCCAGGAGAATCAGGAAGGAATCCaggaagggatccaggagaaTCAGGGAGGGATCCAGTCAGAGATCCAGGGGAATCAGGGAGGGATCCAAGAACATCAGGGAGGGATCTAGGAATAGAAGGGAGGGATCCAAGAGGGgatcaaaaaaaacccaaggaggGATCCAGGAACATCAGGGAGGGATCCAGGAGAATTCAAGGAGGGATCCAAGAGCATCAGGGAAGGATTTAAGGGAATCAAGGAGGGATCAGGAACATCAGGAAGGGATCCAGGATAATCAAGGAGGGATCCAGGAATAGAAGGGCGGGATCCAAGAGGGCATCCAGAAAAATCAAAGAGGGATCCAGGAACATCGGGGAGGGATCTAGAGAGGGATCCAGGAACATCAGGGGAGGATCCAGGAGAATCAAGGAGGGATCCAGGAAGGGATCCAGGGAGGGATCCAGGAACATGAGTGAGGGATCAGGAACATCAGAGAGGGATCCAGGAATAGCAGGGAGGGATCCAGGAGGGGATCCAAGAGCATCAAGGAGGGATCCAGGAGAAGCAGGGAGGGATCCAGGAGGGGATCCAGGAACATCggggagggaaaaggcaggaaaacacGATTGCAACGTCTTTGGGCCGGGCTGAGAACGCGCCCAACTCATCGCACGTCCCGCTCCCCTCTCCGTGCGCGGCCCCTTTAAACCCGCCGCGATGGCACAGTCCACCTCGAGCCGGGGGGGGAATTCCCTCTCCGCGCCGCCGCAGCGCGCGGCCTGTGCGGCCTCGCGCCCTGTCCACCCCTCGGCGGGCAGTGGTACAGCCCACACGGCTGGCTGTGGGGACGGGGCTCGGAGCCCCCTCAGGGCGGCGCGGGAGGGGCGCGGTCGCTGCTCCGGGACGGTCCCGGTGACACCGGAGTTCCCCGGTGTGCGGGAGATCCGCGGTGTGCGGGAGATCCGCGGTGTACAAACATTCCCGAGAGCGCGGGGAGGGGAAGATGGCGCGGGGGCGGCGCTAAGGGTTTGCAGGAACGGCGGCGGTGGCGCTGCCGGGACCTCGTGGCGCAACGGTAGCGCGTCTGACTCCAGATCAGAAGGCTGCGTGTTCGAATCACGTCGGGGTCACGGCGCCCTTCGGggcttcttttcttcccccGCACCccggggatttttggggcgCAGATCCCACAGATTCGGGGTGAAAGGAGCACCCCAGATTATTTCCGCACacccagttttatttttggggtttgtaccctgcaggtttggggtgaaaGGAGCACCCGAGATTCTTTCTCTGcatcctattttatttttggggtgtagATCCGTCAGATTTGAGGGTGAAAGGAGCACCCGAGATTCTTTCCCCGcactcaattttatttttggggtgcaggtaTCTCAGATTTGGGCCTGAACAGAGCACCCCAAATTAttttcccccaccccattttatttttgaggtgCAGATCTCTCCGATTTGGGGATGAATGGAGCACCCCAGGTTCTTTCCTCACAccccattttatttttggggttcgTATCCCACAGATTTGGGGTGAAAGGAGCACCCCAAATTCTTTTCCCTcatccaattttatttttggggtgcagaCCCCGCACATTTGGGGGTGAAAGGAGCACCCTATTTAACCCCCAAAGGAAAGAAACCCGAATTTCTTTGCGGTTTAAATGACAAATTTTGGGCTGAATCAGGGATTCATTCACCCAGctgtattaaatattaaaaaatcctataaaatctgattttacactgaattttttttatttatttttttaacccacatctgctccctgctcttATCTGTGCCTGGGCCATCAATGATTAACCCTGGAGCAAAGtccctcttccctctctgcttttcctgcagccagagccaaACTCAGAATAAATCCAGGGAattctgtgccctgctctgggatttaTCCATTGCTGAGCTcaggaaaaatcctaaaaatccccaatttaTTCTGGGAACTTGGcatcagctgctcccagcttttttccctgttggattcccataaaaatttaaattttaaaaaatttctatttctattttcagattctatttctattttatttctattatttctattatttctattatttatttctattatttctattatttatttctattatttctattatttctatttctatattttattcattttttatttctataacCCACTAAAatccacagctcagagcagtttCCCCTCCACGTCCTGCAGCTgatttgggatggtttttggggtggtttttcccattttttccctgtttttttcccattttctgcctGCCTGGATCGCTGTCTCCCCACATTTAtcacagggagggcacagctggTGGATTTGTCCCCGTGGGTGAAAATCTGATGGAGAAATTCCGGAGTTCTGGGCTCCTGTCTGCACCAATTAAGGGACTCCCTGCACTGAAAAAATCTTAATTAACTCCTTAATTAACTGTCAGCTTGAAAAATCtctgggaaaaatttgggatctCCCATCCTCTGCATTTCTCTGCCTGTTGGcacaaaattcctgtttttcttgtttatcCACACAAaataatcccattttccctctttatccacaaaaaaattttcccattttccctctttatccacaaaaaaaatttccattttcccttttatccacaaaaaaaaaaaaaattcaattttctttctttatccacaaaaaaattccattttctctctttgccCACAACAtcctcattattttaaaaaagggaacaaaaaaaattaaaattcctgcatttccagattgattttttctcattttccttcctgcatttCTTGCCCCAGGAATTCTTTTGGGATGGAGTTGGCTCAGGCTGAGGTgagaaaaagggaattaaaatcCGGGAATTAAACCTCCCTGGTGTCatctgcaggaattcctgcaccTCTCCTGCTGTTCCCATGGAAACAGATGTGGAATTGCAGGGATTTTATAAATTTTCAGGgctattattaattttttttccctctttaacAGCAACACTTCCTTTATCATTCCCAAGCAGGCTGAggtacaaaacaaaatttaaaaataaaaaaatctgcttttttgtGGCACCAAAAAAGTGGGAATCCATCATTCCcagagaaatttttattttttctggggtttgtgGCTGAGCTGTTCCTGTCTTGTtgaaattccccattttttcccattttatcccattttttattgcttttctcaGGTGTTCATTGTGGAAATTGAGGATCCATCCATCCACGAATTTTAATGGCCAGGAAAAttggttttgttgggattttttttgttgtttaaatcTTAATTAAACACTTATTAATATGAAGGAATATTTGGTTTAATGAGTTTTTAGGGCGAGGatcatcccatccctgctcctcgTTTTATCCTAATCCCACTCTGCAAcattttgaggagaaaaaaaaagcttttaacaCCTTTGGAGAGAATCAGgtcggggaaaaaaaaacctgggatgagcagaattttgggaattggcTCCCAAAGGATCCAAAATCTGGGTCTTCCGAGCTCCTTGTGGGATGTGGGagtggaaaattttgggaattgtctccagtggatcccaaatcccactgctcccagATCCTTGTGAGATGAGGGAccagaaaaatttgggaatcTACTCCAAAGGATCCAAAATTCTGTTCCTCTGGGCTCCTTGTGGGATGAGGGaccagaattttgggaattggcTCCAAAGGATCCAAAATCTGGATCTTCCGAGCTCCttgtgggatgcaggagcagaattttgggaattggcTCCCAAGGGTCCAAATCCTGATGCTCCAAGCTCCTTGTGAGATAAGGGAccagaaaattttgggaatctGCTCCAAAGGATCCAAAATCCTCTTCCTCTGGGCTCCTTGTGGGATGTAGGaacagaattttgggaattggcTCCAAAGGGTCCAAAatcccactgctctgggctcctgTGGGATTCAGGagtggaaatttttgggaatcaTCTCAAAGAGGTCCAACATCCcactgcctccagctcctgagggatgcaggagtagaattttgggaattggtTCCAAAGGGTCAAAAAATCCTGTTCCTCTGAGCTCCTGTGGGATGTGAGAGCGGAATTTTGGGAATCAGTTCCaaaggatcccaaatcccactgctctgggctcctTGGGGGACGAGGGaccagaattttgggaatctGCTCCAATGGATCCAAAATCTGGGTCTTCCAAGCTCCTTGTGGGATGCAGGAGTGGAAGATTTTGGGAATTGGTTCCAAAAGGTCCAACATCCTGTTCTTCTGGGCTCCTTATAGGATGCAggagcagaattttgggaattgaCTCCAAAGGGTCCAacatccagctgctcccagctccttgtgggATGAGGGaccagaattttgggaattgcCTCCCAAGGATCCAAAATTCCGCTACTCCCAACTCCTTGTGGGATGAGGGaccagaattttgggaatctGCTCCAAAGGATCCAAAATCCTCTTCCTCTGAGCTCCTGTGGGATTCAGGagtggaaaattttgggaattggcTCCAAAGGATCCAACATCCTGTTCTTCTGGGCTCCTTATAGGATGAAGGaccagaattttgggaatctGCTCTGAAGGATCCAAAATTCTGTTCCTCTGGGCTCCTTGTGGGATGTGAGAGCAGAGTTTTGGGAATCAGCTCCAAAGATTCCAAAATCCCGCTGCCCCGAGCTCCTGTGGGATATGGGAgtggaaaaatttggaaattggTTTCAAAGGGTCCAACATCCTGTTCCTCCAAGCTCCTTGTGGGATGTGAGAGCGGAATTTTGGGAATCAGctccaaaatcctgctgctcccagctccttgtgggATTCAGGagtggaaaatttgggaattggCTCCAGTGGATCCCAAATCCCGCTGCTCCAAGCTCCTTGTGGGATGAGGACCAGAATTTTGAGAATTGACTCCAAAGGATCCAAAATCTGGGTCTTCCGAGCTCCTTCTTGGATTTAGGagtggaaaattttgggaattgaCTCCAAAAGGTCCAACATCATGTTCCTCTGGGCTCCTTATAGGATGCAGGaacagaattttgggaatctGCTCCAATGGGTCCAAAATCTGGGTCTTCCAAGCTCCTTGTGGGATTCAGGAgtggaaaaatttggaaattggTTTCAAAGGGTCCAACATCCTGTTCCTCCGAGCTCCTTGTGGGATGTGAGAGCAGAATTTTGGAAATCTGCTCCAAAGGCTCCAAAATCCCTCTGTTCCCAGTTCTTTGTAGGATTCAGGagtggaaaattttgggaattggcTCCAGTGGGTCCCAAATCCCgctgctctgggctccttgtgggacacagcagaattttgggaatcgGCTCCAACGGGTCCCAAATCCCGCTACTCCCAGttccctgtgggatgcaggagtggaaaattttgggaatcaATTCCCACTGGGCTCCTTGTGGGATGCCCgagcagaattttggggatctGCTGCCCCAGCCGCCCTGGCCGCGCGCGTTCTCCCCGATTTGGGGTGACATCCACGGGACGGGCTCTCCCCTCTCCGATTCCCGGGATCCACCCGGATCCCCCCATCC
Protein-coding sequences here:
- the LOC117007300 gene encoding uncharacterized protein LOC117007300 — protein: MSARAERIKALGERNCRDFGVTLSPQLVQVSRSRSRASPAPGDAPVHLRLFLWPPRLLQDEEEEGRGGRGAGDGGVRSSPRLSPPVPSCPLLSLGMSPRGCHPGATVTLPGPCQHREFPPGQQFPAEGPENSKKEARPCPCRSQSCRVCPCLLPSPWDNPWHFQKLGICSCFRNSFHLGIFHSVLQNRPRDAGADKSRGYQRQWGEHPAIPEDFSLLWSSQISFGMQECVRSFPARIRLEFLKSPWIPSAPGRSLNL